GGACGTAGCCCTCCTCCATCGCCTGCACGATGGAGCTGCCGTGGGCGACGAGCCTGCTCCACTTGGTCAGGGGTTTGAAGAGTTCGACGTGGTCGGCGTTCTGCGCGTCGTCCTTGTGGATGTTCTCGCCATTGTTGTTGCAGGTGATCACGAAGGCGGGGCTGGAGTCGCGCAGTGCGCCGCCGACGCCGGTCATCAGGTTGGTGGCGCCGGGGCCGGTGGTGGCCAGGCAGACGCCGGGGGTGCCGGTGAGGCGTCCGTAGGCGTCGGCCATGACGGCGGCGGCGCCCTCGTGGCGGGCCGTGACGAACTCGATCTCCGGGGTGTCGCGGATCGCGTCGGTGATGGCCAGGGTCTGGCCGCCGGGTACGCCGAAGACGTGGCGGACGCCGAGCGAGACGAGGAGTTCGACGACGAGGCTGCCGCCGGTGGTGGTCACGGTTGCGGTGGTAAAGTCGCTCATGGTCGGTTGCCCTTCGTCGTGCTGTCGTTCGAGGTGGTCGGTCGGGCTGCCGGTCGGGTCGTCCCGGGTTCGGCCCCGGCGGCCTCGGGGTCTGCGGTGATGTCGGAACGGTGGGTCTCGGCCGCCAGGAAGGCGGCGATCACGGAGATCAGCGAGGCCAGCACCATGTAGAGCGCGACCGGCCAGGCGGCTCCGCCGCTGGCGGCCAGCAGTGCGGTGGCGATGAACGGCGCCAGTCCACCCGCGAAGACGGCGGTGATCTGGTAGCCGATGGAGATGCCGGTGTAGCGGACTCGGGTGCCGAAGAGCTCCGCGAAGAAGGCGGGCTGCACGCCGTATTGCGCGCCGACGGCCAGCGAGTAGGCCACGATGATCGCGAGGTAGATCAGCGGGGTGGATCCGGTGTCGAAGAGCCAGAAGAACGGGAACGACACCAGTACCGAGCCGATCGCGCCGCCGAGGAACACCGGTCTGCGACCGATGCGGTCGGAGAGTGCACCGAAGGCGTAGAAGGTGAACATGCCGATCACCGCGGCGACGGTGGTAGCGGTGAGCACCACGCTGCGTTCGACCGAGGCGTGGTCGGTGGCGTAGCTCAGCGCGAAGGTCAGGATGATGTAGCCGAGGACGTTCTCGCCGAAGCGCATGCCCATCGCCAGCAGCAGCGGGCGTCGGTTGTCCTGGAGGGTCTGTGCCAGGGGCGAGCGTTCCCGGGACGTGGTGGACGTCGGCTCGGCGTGGCCTGCTGCGGCGCGTTCCTCGAGTTCCCGCAATTCGGCGGCCTTCTTCGCCTCGGCCTGCCGTTGGGCGGCTTGGAAGGCGGGGGTCTCGGTGAGCTGGAATCGGATGATCATGCCGACCGCGACGAGGACGGCACTGAACAGGAACGGAATCCGCCAGCCCCAGGAGAAGAGCTGCTCGTCGGGTAGTCGAGCCACCAGCGCGAAGACTCCGGTGGACATCACGACACCCAGGGCGTTGCCGACCTGCGGGAAGCTTCCGTAGGCGCCTCTGCGACCGTCGGGAGCGTATTCGACGGCGACCAGTGCCGCGCCGCCCCATTCGCCGCCGACGCCGAAGCCCTGGATCAGGCGTAGCAGCACCAGCAGGATCGGGGCCAGGATGCCGACCTGTTCCGCAGTCGGGAGCAGGCCGATGAGGCAGGTCGACACGCCCATGATCATCAGGGTGGTGACCAGCGCGGCCTTGCGGCCGATGCGGTCGCCCATGTGCCCGAAGACGATGCCGCCGAGCGGGCGGGCGAAGAAACCGACGCCGAAGACGGCGAAGGCGGACAGTGTGCCGATCAAGGGGTCCGTTCCGGGGAAGAACAGTCGCCCGAAGACCAGGGCCGAGGCCGACCCGAAGATGAAGTAGTCGTACCACTCGATCGCCGTGCCGACGAGGCTCGCCGTGGCAGCGCGACGGACGGTGCGCCGTGAGGGCGCCGTCGGCTCCGCATTCGCGGGCATGGACATGACCGCTCCTTTGACTAGTTGTCTAGACTATAGCGTTGCAAACGCGCGGTCTCCGACCATCGCGAGGGAGTCGTCAGGGCCGCGACCCGGTCACCGCGCGGTAACGGCCGCACCGACACCGGACGGATCGGACCGACGACCGTCGTCAGCCCGCACCGGGGCGAGGATCAACCACGAGCGAGCAGGTCCGCGGGCCCCTCGGTGATCCCGGCCAATTCCGCCGACGCCCAGCCGATCGCGGTCCGGACGCCGTCGTCCTTGGTCGTCCAGACCTCCAGCTCCAGACGACCGTCCCGCTCGCCGACGACCGCACCGTGCACGGTCAGCGCCTCATCTACGAAGGCCGGATGCACGAAACGCAGATCCAGTTCGCCACTGGTGAACCAGGACGCGCCGAAGAAACCGGTCATGGCCTGGACGATCAGTCCGGTCTGCTGTTGGGCCTGCACGATGGTGCGGTCCAATCCGGAGGCCGCCGCGCGTTCGCGGCTGGTGTGCACGTTGGCGAAACCTCGGCCCGCCCAGGAGAAGACCATCATCTGGTCCTGGGAGAACGCCCGTCTCGGCCCCGCCACCGGGGTGCCCGCCTGCAGCCCCGGCGCAGCCCGGTGTGTCACCGGAAGATCCGCGCGGGCCTCGCCGTGTACCCGACGGCCCGAGGACGATCCGCCCGATCGCCCGCCGCCGACCACCTCGCCCGCGACGGTCCGCATGATCTCCCGTCCGCTGTGCTCGACGAGCAGCCTGCCGTCCCCGGCACGGGCCTCGGCGTCGAGCACGACATAGCCGTGGCCGCGTCGTTCATACTTCTCGGTGTAGGCCCCGGTCACGGTGACCTGTTCGCCGCGATGCACCGGGCTGTGGAATCGGAGTCGTTCATGGGTGTGCAAGCCCTGCGCGGTGTTGCCGTCGTATCCCTCGTAGAAGAGGAAGAGCAGGTCGTTGGCCAGAATCAGTGGGTGACCGACGGGGCCGCCGAAGGGCGAGTCGCCGAAGTACCAGGATCCGTGGTCGCCCTGCGCGAAGGCGTAGGAGAGCGTCTTGGCCTCGTCGACGACGAACTCCACCGGGCCGAATCGTTCCGGGATCTCGACCAGCTCGAAGCGGGCTTCCTTCTTGGTCGACGTGGTCTTCATCGTGGTGTCCTCTCGTCTGATCGGTGTCGGGGCCGCCCCTGCCGGGAGCCCCTGCCGGGCGCTCATGTCGGGTTCGTCGGCTCGGTCTCGGCGGTCTCCTCGACCTCGCAGGACGCCCAGCCGACCGTGCTCAGGCGCCCGTCCGCGCGCCGCACCCAGACGTGCAGTTCGGCGGCGACGATCCGACCGTCCTGTTCGGTGAGATCGGTGACCACGCCGCCGACCTCCAGCGGCTCGAAGACCTCGACGGGATTGACGAACTTGGTGCGCACCCAGCCCGAGGTGAACCAGCGCAGCCCGAAGAATCGGGTCAGCAACTCGGTGACCAGGCCGCACTGTTGCTGGCCCTGCACGATCGGGATACGCAGGCCCGCCTTCCTGGCCAGATCGAGGTCGGCGTGGACGTTGCGGACGTACTCGCCGGTCCGGGAGAACACCGAGGCCTGTTCCTGGGTGATCGTCTTGGCCAGCGGGGTCAGTGGTTGGCCGATACGCAGCCCGGTGCCCGCGCGGTCGGCGAACGGCAGGCTCGCGTCGAACTCACCGGTGACTCGACCGGGTGCGGCGGCGGAGTCCGCCTGGGTGCTGCCGCGACCGGCGATCTCTCCCGGCACGGTCCGCAGGATCTCCACTCCCCTGGCCCGCAGCAGCGATCGTCCGTCCTCGCCGGTGGCGGCGGCCTCCATCACCACGTAGCCCTGGCCGCGTCGTTGGTAGGCCTCGACATAGCGTCCCGTCAGGGTGACCTGCTCGCCGAGCCGGACGGCGTCGTCGTACCAGAGCTGTTCCTCGGTGTGCAGGCCGACGGTCCGGCTGGCCGCGTAGCGGGTGGTGAACAACTGGACGATGTCGTTGGTCAGCAGCCCGGCATGGGCGATCCGCTCGCCCAGCGGGCTCGCCGACAGGTGCCACGGGTGATAGTCGTCCTGCGTGAAGGCATATCGCTTGATCTTGTGGTCGTCGACGACCAGGGTCACCGGGCCGAGTTCCTCCGGTATCTCCAGGTTCTCGAAGATCGGCTCCTTGAGCCCGGCCTCCCAGTCGACACCCTCGGCGACCCGACGTGGATCGGTCAGGTCTCGCCACACCGACATAGGACTTCCTCTCGTTTCGCGGTCGGACAGCTCGGCGACGCCTGCGCTACGGCGTCGGTGCTGCTCAGATGACTCCGTCGGCACGCATTCGCGCCACCTCCGCCGCGTCCACGCCCAGCACTCGCCGATAGACCGCGTCGTTGTCCTCGCCCGCCAAAGGCGGCGGCTTGCGGACCTTGCCCGGCGTGTCGCTGAGCTTGATCGGGATGCCGGGCAGGGTGAGGGTGCCCAGCGCGGGATGCTCGACGTCGAGCAGCATCTCTCTGGCGGCGACCTGGTCGGATTCCACGGCCTCCGCGACGGTGACGACCTTGCTGAAGGGGACGCCGACCTCGGTGAGGTGCGCGTCGATCTGCTCGCAGGTCAACGCCTCGGTCCACGTTCGGACCAGTTCGTCGAGTTCCTCGACGTTGGCGAGCCGGGCGGTCTGATCGAGGAACCGGGGATCCTCGGCCAGGTTCGGGCGGCCCATCGCCGTGCAGAGCCGGGGGAACAGCGGATTGGTGCCCGCGTGGATGTAGACGTGCCCGTCGGCGGCCGGGTAGACGTTGGCGGGCACGGTGATCTGATCGCGGGAGCCGGAGCGCTGCCGGGTCTCACCGAGCATCGCGTAGGCGCTGGGATGGGTGCCGAGGCAGGCGAACAGCGCATCGACGCAGGAGATGTCCACGTGCTGGCCGAGGCCGGTGCGCTCCCGTGCCGACAGGGCGAGCAGGATGCCCATCACCCCGTGGAACGCGGAGATGTAGTCGGCGACGAAGGTGCCGGTCATGGTCGGCTCGTCCTCGGGCTTACCCGTGAGGCTCATCAAGCCGGAGGCGGCCTGCGCGATGGCGTCGAACAACGCGCGCTGCGTGTTCGGGCCGGTCTGACCGAAGCCGGAGATCGAGGTCAGCACCACCCGCGGGTTGATCTCCTTGAGCCGGTCGTAGCCCAGGCCCATCGCCGCCATCGTGCCCGGGCGGTAGTTCTCGACCACCACGTCGACCTCGGCGACGAACCTCTCCAGGATGGGCAGCGCACGGGGATGCCGGGTGTCCAGGGTGATGCCGTGCTTGTTCCGGTTGAAGATCATCGGATAGACGCTGTGGCCCTGGTGGAAGGGCACATGCCGTCGGCCGTCCTCCCCGCCGGGCCGCTCCACCTTGATGACCTCGGCCCCCATGTCGCCGAGGATCTGGCAGCACAGCGGTCCGGCGATGAACCGGGACAGGTCCAGCACCCGCAGGCCTGCCAACGGCCCGTCGGTGGTCGGGGTGGTCGGCCCGCTCATGAATGCCTCCCGGTGTCCGGTGTCGACGGTCCGGCGGTGGATTCGCCACCGAGCGCGATCGACGGGGTGGGTTCCAGCGCCTCGGCCTGGCCGCTGGGGTGATTGGCGGCGCCGGTGATCAGCGAGACGACCTCGTGCTCGCCGATCTCCCCGGTGGGCACGTCGGCGGCCTTGCGTCCCTTGCGCAGCACCACGATGCGATCCGCGAGCGCCATGACCATCGGAATGTCGTGGCTGACCAGCACGATCGCCGCGCCGTCGCGGCGCAGGTCGCGGATGGTCTGCACGACCCGTTCGCTCTCCTGCACACCGAGTGCCGCAGTCGGCTCGTCCAACAGCACGAGTCGGCGCCGCCAGAGCCGGCAGCGCGATAGCGCCACGGCCTGGCGTTGGCCGCCGGAGAGCGCGGAGACCGCCGCGTCCGGCGCGGGCACGTTGATCGAGAGGGTGGCCAGCACCGAGCGGACCTCGCGGGTCATCCGACGGTGGTCGATCCGCCGCAGCGGCCCCCGACCCTTGGTCGGTTCGCGTCCGAGGAAGACGTTCTCGGCGACGGTGAGGTTCTCGCAGAGCCCGAGATCCTGGTAGACGGTCTCGATTCCGGCGTCACGGGACGCGGTCGGCGAGCTCAGCTCGACCGGGCTGCCCTCGATCTCGATCCGCCCGGAACTCGGTTGCACCGCGCCCGCCAGGATCTTGACGAAGGTGCTCTTGCCCGCGCCGTTGTCGCCGACCACGGCGATCAGCTCGCCGGGATCGATCCTCAGGTCGACGTCGGCCAGGGCTTGGACCGCGCCGTATCGCCTGCCGAGCCCGACGGCGGTGAGCAGCGGTCCCGTCGTGGTCGGGTCCGAGGTGGTCGTTAAGCGGGCGGCCATCGCGCTACCTTTCGAGGCCGGTCGAACAGGGCGGTGGGGCCGGGCCAGGTCAGGTGCCATGTCGGGCTCCCCTGCGCTGCTGCACCGCGCTGAACCAGACGGCGGCGACGACGAACAGCCCCTGCGCGATCAGGTAAACGTAGGAGGACACGCCCATCAAGGTGAGGCCGTTGGCGAGGGTGGAGATGAACAGGACACCGATGAGGGTGCCGACGAGCCTGCCCCGGCCGCCGAACAGTGCGACGCCGCCGACGACGACGCCCGCGATCACGTCGAGTTCCAGCATCCGACCCACCGTGGCATTCCCGGAGTTGAGCTGCGAGGCGTAGAGCAGTCCGCCGAGCACGGCCAACGACTGGACGATCACGAAGACGCTGACGCGCAGCACTCGGACGTTGATGCCGTAGCGGCGGGCCGCCTCGTTGTTGCCGCCCATGGCGTAGAGGTGACGCCCGTAGCGCGTCTGGCGCAGCACCCACATACCGACGCCCACGACGAGCGCCATCAACCAGACCGGCGTGGGGATACCGAGCAGGCTGCCGTCCCACAGGGCGGCCATTCCCTCGGGCATCGGCGAGATGGTGACGCCGTCGCTCAGGGTGAACGCGATGCCCTGTAGTGCGGTGAGCAGGCCGAGGGTGATGATGAAGGACGGGATCTCCCAGATCACCCGCAGCGCGCCGGTGAAGAGACCGATCAGTACGCCCATCGCGAGGACGATCAGGATTGCCAGCGGCAACGGCACGTTCTGCTGCGCGGTGAGCATCGCCACCACCACGGTGGTCAGTCCGATCGTCGAGCCCACCGAGAGGTCGATCTCCCCGGTCAGGATGACGAAGGTCTGGCCGACCGCCACGATCATCAGCACCGACATCTGCTGGAGCAGTAGGGAGAGGTTGGTGCCGCTGAGGAAGTTCGGGGCCAGGACGGACAGCAGCAGGGTCAGCAGAACCAGGCCGACACCGACGCCGATCTCGGAACGCCAGGACGACCAGATCGACACGCTGCGCGCGGGGGTGCCCGCCCGGTCGGAGGCCGCCGGGCCGGGAGCGGCGGGTTGTCTCGGGGTCTCGACCGTCATTCCTGCACCGCCTTCCGGGCGAGCGGCCTGCCCGGCGTCCCGACGGCGATGGCCGGGTCCGGACCGGGTGGGGACGATGCGGGGGTCGGCGGGTTCGCGGGCACGGTGCGGCTCATCGCGTGGCCTCCAGTTCGCGGTAGAAGGTGGCCAGCGCCTGCTGGTCCTCGCGGGTGTAGACGACCGGCTCGACCTCGGTCTCCGGTGGGACGTCCTGCCCCTTGGCCAGGGCGATGCCCGCGTCGACCGCCGAGCGTCCGACGTCGTAGGCGTGTTGGTCGGCAACGGCGTGCACCGGCGAATCCGGTTCCGACATCG
This Actinoalloteichus hymeniacidonis DNA region includes the following protein-coding sequences:
- a CDS encoding ABC transporter permease; amino-acid sequence: MTVETPRQPAAPGPAASDRAGTPARSVSIWSSWRSEIGVGVGLVLLTLLLSVLAPNFLSGTNLSLLLQQMSVLMIVAVGQTFVILTGEIDLSVGSTIGLTTVVVAMLTAQQNVPLPLAILIVLAMGVLIGLFTGALRVIWEIPSFIITLGLLTALQGIAFTLSDGVTISPMPEGMAALWDGSLLGIPTPVWLMALVVGVGMWVLRQTRYGRHLYAMGGNNEAARRYGINVRVLRVSVFVIVQSLAVLGGLLYASQLNSGNATVGRMLELDVIAGVVVGGVALFGGRGRLVGTLIGVLFISTLANGLTLMGVSSYVYLIAQGLFVVAAVWFSAVQQRRGARHGT
- a CDS encoding CaiB/BaiF CoA transferase family protein, whose amino-acid sequence is MSGPTTPTTDGPLAGLRVLDLSRFIAGPLCCQILGDMGAEVIKVERPGGEDGRRHVPFHQGHSVYPMIFNRNKHGITLDTRHPRALPILERFVAEVDVVVENYRPGTMAAMGLGYDRLKEINPRVVLTSISGFGQTGPNTQRALFDAIAQAASGLMSLTGKPEDEPTMTGTFVADYISAFHGVMGILLALSARERTGLGQHVDISCVDALFACLGTHPSAYAMLGETRQRSGSRDQITVPANVYPAADGHVYIHAGTNPLFPRLCTAMGRPNLAEDPRFLDQTARLANVEELDELVRTWTEALTCEQIDAHLTEVGVPFSKVVTVAEAVESDQVAAREMLLDVEHPALGTLTLPGIPIKLSDTPGKVRKPPPLAGEDNDAVYRRVLGVDAAEVARMRADGVI
- a CDS encoding MaoC family dehydratase; the protein is MKTTSTKKEARFELVEIPERFGPVEFVVDEAKTLSYAFAQGDHGSWYFGDSPFGGPVGHPLILANDLLFLFYEGYDGNTAQGLHTHERLRFHSPVHRGEQVTVTGAYTEKYERRGHGYVVLDAEARAGDGRLLVEHSGREIMRTVAGEVVGGGRSGGSSSGRRVHGEARADLPVTHRAAPGLQAGTPVAGPRRAFSQDQMMVFSWAGRGFANVHTSRERAAASGLDRTIVQAQQQTGLIVQAMTGFFGASWFTSGELDLRFVHPAFVDEALTVHGAVVGERDGRLELEVWTTKDDGVRTAIGWASAELAGITEGPADLLARG
- a CDS encoding MaoC family dehydratase, which gives rise to MSVWRDLTDPRRVAEGVDWEAGLKEPIFENLEIPEELGPVTLVVDDHKIKRYAFTQDDYHPWHLSASPLGERIAHAGLLTNDIVQLFTTRYAASRTVGLHTEEQLWYDDAVRLGEQVTLTGRYVEAYQRRGQGYVVMEAAATGEDGRSLLRARGVEILRTVPGEIAGRGSTQADSAAAPGRVTGEFDASLPFADRAGTGLRIGQPLTPLAKTITQEQASVFSRTGEYVRNVHADLDLARKAGLRIPIVQGQQQCGLVTELLTRFFGLRWFTSGWVRTKFVNPVEVFEPLEVGGVVTDLTEQDGRIVAAELHVWVRRADGRLSTVGWASCEVEETAETEPTNPT
- a CDS encoding MFS transporter; translation: MSMPANAEPTAPSRRTVRRAATASLVGTAIEWYDYFIFGSASALVFGRLFFPGTDPLIGTLSAFAVFGVGFFARPLGGIVFGHMGDRIGRKAALVTTLMIMGVSTCLIGLLPTAEQVGILAPILLVLLRLIQGFGVGGEWGGAALVAVEYAPDGRRGAYGSFPQVGNALGVVMSTGVFALVARLPDEQLFSWGWRIPFLFSAVLVAVGMIIRFQLTETPAFQAAQRQAEAKKAAELRELEERAAAGHAEPTSTTSRERSPLAQTLQDNRRPLLLAMGMRFGENVLGYIILTFALSYATDHASVERSVVLTATTVAAVIGMFTFYAFGALSDRIGRRPVFLGGAIGSVLVSFPFFWLFDTGSTPLIYLAIIVAYSLAVGAQYGVQPAFFAELFGTRVRYTGISIGYQITAVFAGGLAPFIATALLAASGGAAWPVALYMVLASLISVIAAFLAAETHRSDITADPEAAGAEPGTTRPAARPTTSNDSTTKGNRP
- a CDS encoding ATP-binding cassette domain-containing protein; amino-acid sequence: MAARLTTTSDPTTTGPLLTAVGLGRRYGAVQALADVDLRIDPGELIAVVGDNGAGKSTFVKILAGAVQPSSGRIEIEGSPVELSSPTASRDAGIETVYQDLGLCENLTVAENVFLGREPTKGRGPLRRIDHRRMTREVRSVLATLSINVPAPDAAVSALSGGQRQAVALSRCRLWRRRLVLLDEPTAALGVQESERVVQTIRDLRRDGAAIVLVSHDIPMVMALADRIVVLRKGRKAADVPTGEIGEHEVVSLITGAANHPSGQAEALEPTPSIALGGESTAGPSTPDTGRHS